One stretch of Haemorhous mexicanus isolate bHaeMex1 unplaced genomic scaffold, bHaeMex1.pri scaffold_236_ctg1, whole genome shotgun sequence DNA includes these proteins:
- the LOC132322994 gene encoding LOW QUALITY PROTEIN: glutamate receptor ionotropic, NMDA 2D-like (The sequence of the model RefSeq protein was modified relative to this genomic sequence to represent the inferred CDS: inserted 1 base in 1 codon): FQRPQEQYPPLKFGTVPNGSTEKNIRSNYPAMHSYMVPYNQRGVEDALQHLKTGKLDAFIYDAAVLNYMARKEEGCKLVTIGSGKVFASTGYGIALQRGSRWKRPVDLALLQLLGDDEIEMLERLWLSGICHQEKLEVMSSKLDIDNMAGVFYMLLVAMGLSLLVFAWEHLVHWKLRHLGTPGRLRCLLAISRGMYSCCSAEXPPHAPPPTPCAPPARPPLPPRPLHAALAPPPPRGLYEPLGGGPREDPDPPFAYARLAYEDERSPPRPPASGPRRPPPAGTPRLSRCCGPAPTLTCAGGGTPHLAPLPHHHAPPPPLYPDISDSDSEGCEAAPSPTAPRRRPPLLRRAPPPPAADAAAPPPLGGAAPPPPVLVTPQVTL, encoded by the exons TTCCAGCGGCCCCAGGAGCAGTACCCCCCGCTGAAGTTCGGCACGGTGCCCAACGGCAGCACGGAGAAGAACATCCGCAGCAACTACCCGGCCATGCACAGCTACATGGTGCCGTACAACCAGCGCGGCGTGGAGGACGCGCTGCAGCACCTCAAAACGGG GAAGCTGGACGCCTTCATCTACGACGCGGCCGTGCTGAACTACATGGCCCGCAAGGAGGAGGGCTGCAAGCTGGTCACCATCGGCTCGGGGAAGGTCTTCGCCTCCACGGGCTACGGCATCGCCCTGCAGCGGGGATCGCGCTGGAAGCGCCCCGTGgacctggccctgctccagctcctgggggacG acGAGATCGAGATGCTGGAGCGGCTCTGGCTGTCGGGGATCTGCCACCAGGAGAAGCTGGAGGTGATGAGCAGCAAGCTGGACATCGACAACATGGCCGGGGTCTTCTACATGCTGCTGGTGGCCAtggggctgagcctgctggTCTTCGCCTGGGAGCACCTGGTGCACTGGAAACTgagacacctgggcacacctgggcggCTGCGCTGCCTGCTGGCCATCAGCAGG ggCATGTACAGCTGCTGCAGCGCCG GACCCCCCCACGCCCCCCCCCCCACGCCCTGCGCGCCCCCTGCgcggccgcccctccccccac gaccccttcACGCCGCCctggccccgccgcccccccgcgGCCTCTACGAGCccctgggggggggtccccgagAAGACCCCGACCCCCCCTTCGCGTACGCGCGCTTGGCCTACGAGGACGAGCGcagccccccgcgcccccccgcgagcggcccccgccgccccccccccgCGGGGACCCCGAGGCTCAGCCGCTGCTgcggccccgcccccacccTCACCTGTGCCGGGGGGGGCACCCCCCACCTggcgcccctcccccaccaccacgcccctccccccccgctGTACCCCGACATCTCCGACTCGGACTCGGAGGGCTGCGAGgccgccccctcccccaccgccccccgccgccgcccccccctCCTCCGCcgggcccctcccccacccgcCGCAGAcgccgccgcccctcccccactcggcggggccgcccctcccccccccgtGCTG GTGACCCCACAGGTGACCCTGTGA